A region of Vibrio porteresiae DSM 19223 DNA encodes the following proteins:
- a CDS encoding SDR family oxidoreductase, producing the protein MTKPNHIVVIGGSGGIGHAFVQELLARFPDATLHATYHHTVPTFHAPNLKWVSLDVTSAADITQFGNQFTQVDWLINCVGLLYTPEHGPEKNIESVDAQFFMRSIEINTLPTLLLAQAFFPAFKNSPSVKFAVLSARVGSIEDNGLGGWYSYRASKAALNMVVKNLSIEWRRRLKQATVLALHPGTTDTALSKPFQTNVPQGKLFSADNVAKDLLDLMAGSTPSDSGQFWDYVGREIPW; encoded by the coding sequence ATGACTAAACCAAACCATATCGTTGTGATTGGCGGTAGCGGCGGAATTGGCCACGCCTTTGTCCAAGAGTTGCTTGCCCGTTTTCCCGATGCCACGCTGCATGCCACTTATCATCACACTGTGCCCACCTTTCATGCACCTAATCTCAAGTGGGTTTCGCTGGATGTGACAAGCGCGGCAGATATCACCCAATTTGGCAACCAGTTTACCCAAGTCGACTGGCTGATCAATTGTGTCGGACTACTGTATACTCCAGAACATGGACCTGAAAAGAATATCGAATCGGTCGATGCTCAATTTTTTATGCGCAGTATAGAAATCAACACGCTACCGACCCTACTTTTAGCGCAAGCTTTCTTTCCGGCATTCAAAAACTCACCATCGGTCAAATTTGCCGTGCTTTCTGCCCGAGTGGGGAGCATTGAAGATAATGGCTTAGGCGGATGGTATAGCTATCGCGCTTCAAAAGCGGCGTTAAATATGGTGGTGAAAAACCTCTCTATTGAATGGCGGCGCCGTTTAAAACAGGCCACTGTTTTGGCACTTCATCCCGGAACCACGGACACCGCTTTATCCAAACCATTTCAAACTAATGTTCCACAAGGGAAACTGTTTAGCGCAGACAATGTCGCCAAAGATCTACTCGATTTAATGGCAGGCAGCACACCAAGTGATTCTGGTCAGTTTTGGGATTACGTTGGCAGAGAAATTCCTTGGTAA
- a CDS encoding chorismate mutase, with protein MNKLLLAALLALPTTALAAPSETAVFKLINDRMSYMPDVALYKANNHLAIEDLKREEVVLEKSKAASAHYSLDSDSTEDFTVSLMAAAKAIQYRYRADLLSATSDDKTAPRDLNTVVRPALIKLGSELNESIAEYLKSGHQFTANQYPEFQSSITAPYLHNSDKKMIFTALQKIKLSAATH; from the coding sequence ATGAATAAATTGCTTTTAGCCGCCTTGCTCGCACTTCCAACCACGGCTTTAGCCGCACCTTCAGAAACAGCCGTATTCAAATTGATCAATGATCGCATGAGCTACATGCCCGACGTAGCGCTGTATAAAGCGAATAACCATTTGGCAATTGAAGATCTTAAACGTGAAGAGGTGGTCTTAGAAAAATCCAAAGCCGCCAGTGCGCACTATTCACTCGATAGCGACAGCACCGAAGATTTTACCGTTTCCTTAATGGCGGCAGCAAAAGCCATCCAATACCGTTACCGTGCCGATCTGTTATCAGCTACAAGTGATGACAAAACTGCGCCGCGCGATTTAAACACCGTTGTCCGTCCTGCGCTTATCAAATTGGGTAGTGAATTAAATGAGTCCATTGCCGAGTACTTAAAATCGGGACATCAATTTACCGCCAATCAATACCCTGAATTTCAATCGTCTATCACTGCGCCTTATCTACACAATAGCGATAAAAAAATGATCTTTACTGCCTTACAGAAAATCAAACTCAGTGCAGCAACGCACTAA
- a CDS encoding aldo/keto reductase, with protein MNHTQTLITFSDGKSIPQIGLGVWQATQQQAAASVSHALKSGYRHIDTAAIYQNEEGVGQGIQQSGVPRDEIFVTTKVWNDAQGYQEATQALHASLDRLQLDYVDLLLIHWPTPKQDRFVDTWRAFIDAQKAGKVRSIGVSNFNANHLQRLIEETKVAPVINQIELHPYLQQVELRAFHQEHHIVTQAWSPLGQGEVLSDPVIGTIAKEHGKTPAQIIIRWHMQLGNVAIPKSVTPSRIESNFQVFDFELNDQEMAQIAQLDQGRRMGPDPLTFG; from the coding sequence ATGAACCATACACAGACACTGATTACATTTTCTGACGGTAAGTCGATTCCGCAAATTGGCCTAGGCGTTTGGCAAGCAACGCAGCAACAAGCCGCGGCCTCGGTCTCTCATGCTTTGAAATCCGGTTATCGCCATATTGATACTGCTGCGATTTACCAAAACGAAGAGGGGGTTGGGCAAGGGATTCAGCAGTCGGGTGTGCCGCGTGATGAAATTTTTGTCACCACTAAGGTATGGAATGACGCGCAAGGCTATCAAGAGGCGACACAAGCGTTGCACGCAAGTTTGGATCGTTTGCAGTTAGACTATGTCGACCTGCTACTGATTCACTGGCCGACGCCAAAGCAGGATCGTTTTGTTGATACTTGGCGTGCTTTCATTGACGCACAAAAAGCGGGCAAAGTACGCTCTATTGGGGTTTCCAATTTCAACGCGAATCATCTGCAGCGCCTGATTGAGGAGACCAAAGTTGCCCCAGTGATCAACCAAATTGAATTGCACCCTTATCTGCAGCAAGTGGAGTTACGTGCTTTTCATCAAGAGCACCATATTGTTACTCAAGCGTGGAGTCCATTGGGACAAGGCGAAGTGCTTAGTGATCCTGTCATTGGTACGATCGCCAAAGAGCATGGTAAAACTCCAGCACAAATTATTATCCGCTGGCATATGCAGTTGGGTAATGTGGCGATTCCAAAGTCAGTAACGCCATCGCGTATTGAGAGTAACTTTCAGGTCTTTGACTTTGAGCTCAATGATCAAGAAATGGCGCAAATCGCACAGTTGGACCAAGGGCGTAGGATGGGACCTGACCCTCTGACCTTTGGCTAA
- a CDS encoding DOPA 4,5-dioxygenase family protein, with product MTLYPANDYSHYHAHIYFDAATLTQATALVEQAGESFPVKVGRIHQKLVGPHPHWSCQLAFNRTIYDTLIPWLEAHRNGLTVLVHGLTDNAYKDHTEHLFWLGESQQLDLSAFHRHDS from the coding sequence ATGACACTGTACCCAGCGAATGACTATTCGCACTATCATGCCCATATCTACTTTGATGCCGCGACGTTAACTCAGGCGACAGCTTTAGTTGAACAAGCTGGCGAGAGCTTTCCTGTTAAGGTTGGTCGAATTCATCAAAAACTGGTTGGTCCTCATCCCCATTGGAGCTGTCAGCTCGCCTTTAACCGCACCATTTATGACACGCTCATTCCTTGGCTTGAAGCGCACCGCAATGGCCTTACCGTGCTGGTGCATGGTCTCACCGACAACGCATATAAAGATCACACGGAACATCTATTTTGGCTCGGTGAGAGCCAACAGCTCGATTTGTCCGCCTTTCATCGTCACGATTCATAA
- the sgrR gene encoding HTH-type transcriptional regulator SgrR, with translation MSTTPTPPKSSARLEQQYRRLLEQFGFTAVDTTLQQLADFLCCSKRHMRTLLLNMEQQQWIRWQSQPGRGHHSTLTLLKDEQHLIIEKAGELLESGNLNGALHLLQEQPHLLLPMLQSKLGVSTNDERQTLRVPYYRAMLNLNPTMELRRSERHLVRQIFNGLTRIDEKAGTVEPDLAHHWQQIDPLTWQFFLRRGILFHDGALLQISDVIASLVSLKTHPLFKHIDAIKPGPAHSVVIHLSQADARLPLLLAHTKALIVPSQHRDSPPFNALPIGTGPYRVSYNDELRLSLTAFDHYFGLRGLLDEIELLVWPNLLSHGLQHESTNATLLSSSTSDQDFLALKPSAPLASEERFVEKGGYFLLWDRESPWASSLTRRDWLREQLNPFQLGAQLDATVRHLWVPASSLLPEWHHAITHTAKGVKASPIRLPKARTLTIAYHTEHPEFANLQPLIKTALARHQIELQTLELSYQDWVTGNAQADVWLGTVNFPVPEPWHVGAWLLETPLLRRSISGGDEGQLETWLTKWREGALSAQTLLEQVLEQGYLQPLFHHWMSLSTPAQIQDVHLNNLGWFDLAKAWYLPNATPDNADQLRINE, from the coding sequence ATGTCGACCACGCCAACACCACCGAAGAGCTCTGCGCGTTTAGAGCAACAATATCGTCGTTTACTAGAACAATTCGGTTTTACCGCCGTTGATACCACATTGCAGCAACTTGCTGATTTTTTGTGTTGTTCTAAAAGACACATGCGCACATTACTGCTCAATATGGAGCAGCAACAATGGATTCGTTGGCAATCCCAGCCGGGGCGTGGTCATCACTCCACCCTCACCTTACTAAAAGATGAACAGCACCTTATCATCGAAAAAGCAGGAGAATTACTAGAGAGTGGCAACCTAAACGGTGCACTGCATTTGCTCCAAGAACAGCCGCATCTGCTGCTGCCTATGCTGCAATCCAAACTTGGGGTCAGCACCAATGATGAACGCCAAACACTGCGAGTGCCCTACTATCGAGCAATGTTAAATTTGAATCCGACGATGGAACTGCGCCGTTCTGAGCGCCATTTGGTAAGGCAAATTTTCAATGGATTAACTCGCATTGATGAAAAGGCAGGTACGGTGGAACCTGACTTAGCACACCATTGGCAACAAATTGATCCGTTGACTTGGCAGTTTTTTCTGCGCCGAGGGATATTGTTTCATGATGGGGCTTTACTGCAAATAAGCGATGTCATCGCCAGCTTAGTAAGCCTCAAGACGCATCCGCTGTTTAAGCATATTGATGCTATAAAACCTGGCCCAGCACACAGCGTGGTGATTCACCTTAGTCAAGCGGATGCGAGGTTGCCACTGCTGCTTGCCCACACTAAGGCACTGATTGTGCCAAGCCAACACCGTGATAGCCCACCGTTTAATGCATTGCCTATTGGTACTGGGCCTTATCGCGTCTCATACAATGATGAGCTGAGATTATCTTTAACCGCTTTCGATCACTACTTTGGCCTACGCGGATTATTGGATGAGATAGAACTGCTGGTATGGCCCAATCTATTAAGTCATGGCTTACAACATGAGTCTACTAACGCCACACTGCTCAGTTCCAGTACCAGCGATCAAGATTTTCTTGCGCTTAAACCCAGCGCCCCCTTGGCCAGTGAAGAACGATTTGTGGAAAAAGGCGGCTACTTTTTACTGTGGGACCGCGAAAGTCCATGGGCAAGTAGCCTAACAAGGCGTGATTGGCTGCGTGAGCAGCTCAACCCTTTTCAGCTTGGAGCGCAACTGGATGCCACAGTGCGCCATTTATGGGTGCCCGCCTCTAGTCTGTTACCCGAATGGCATCATGCCATCACACATACTGCAAAAGGTGTAAAAGCGTCGCCAATAAGATTACCGAAAGCGCGTACACTGACCATCGCGTATCATACTGAACATCCAGAATTTGCGAACTTGCAGCCCCTGATTAAAACCGCTTTAGCGCGCCATCAAATTGAGCTGCAAACACTCGAACTGAGTTATCAAGACTGGGTTACGGGCAATGCCCAAGCTGACGTATGGCTGGGTACCGTGAATTTCCCCGTACCGGAGCCTTGGCATGTTGGCGCTTGGTTATTGGAAACGCCACTGCTTCGCCGCTCAATCAGCGGCGGCGATGAGGGTCAGCTTGAAACCTGGCTCACCAAATGGCGAGAAGGTGCTCTCTCTGCGCAAACCTTATTAGAACAAGTGCTTGAACAAGGTTATTTACAACCGCTCTTTCATCATTGGATGAGCCTTAGCACGCCAGCCCAAATTCAAGATGTGCACCTCAATAACCTTGGCTGGTTTGATTTGGCAAAGGCTTGGTATTTGCCAAACGCTACACCAGATAATGCCGATCAGCTGCGCATTAATGAATGA
- a CDS encoding MFS transporter, protein MKRPLLWITLATAAIGFGGMFSVYSYITPTLTQVSGFELSDVPLVLAFWGLGMVFGNLVGGRLADRNLIRAIFTIMVWNVLSLALFACGASHKLVVLIALFMIGCGFALVPALQVRLMEVAGQAQTLAAALNHSAFNLSNAIGASLGGWSIALGWGWTSTGWVGCALALFGIVLMVLSIGYQRASASNETAHLAKRWEH, encoded by the coding sequence ATCAAACGTCCGCTATTATGGATCACGTTGGCGACCGCAGCGATTGGTTTTGGCGGTATGTTCTCTGTGTACAGTTACATCACCCCAACCTTAACCCAAGTATCAGGATTCGAACTGAGCGACGTTCCTCTGGTCCTAGCCTTTTGGGGGCTTGGGATGGTGTTTGGCAACTTGGTGGGTGGGCGCTTGGCCGATCGTAATCTCATTCGAGCGATTTTTACAATCATGGTGTGGAATGTGCTGAGTTTAGCGCTGTTTGCTTGTGGTGCATCACACAAACTGGTCGTGTTGATTGCGCTGTTTATGATTGGTTGTGGTTTTGCATTAGTCCCAGCACTTCAGGTAAGGTTGATGGAAGTAGCGGGGCAAGCTCAGACTTTAGCGGCAGCTCTTAACCACAGTGCCTTTAATCTTTCCAATGCGATTGGCGCGAGTCTTGGTGGGTGGTCTATCGCGCTTGGCTGGGGATGGACATCGACGGGCTGGGTTGGCTGCGCTCTTGCCCTGTTTGGGATTGTATTGATGGTGTTGTCGATTGGGTATCAACGAGCGTCGGCAAGTAATGAGACGGCTCATTTAGCCAAGCGTTGGGAACATTGA
- the trpS gene encoding tryptophan--tRNA ligase yields MQNTEAKQPLTRILTGDRATGPLHLGHYVGSLQQRVALQYTHDQTVLVADMQGLTDNANDPKKVSSNILNVVADYLAVGIDPNYTTICLQSQLPALAELTMYYSNVVTVSRLERNPTVKSEIQSKGFGRSIPTGFFTYPISQAADITAFRATLIPVGDDQLPMLEQTNEIVRKMNSLAGKEILVECQAMLSNASRLPSTDGKNKMSKSLGNAINLGATEKEIKAAVKSMYTDPTHLRIEDPGQIEGNIVFTYLDAFHPDKALVAGLKEHYQAGGLGDGQTKKVLEECLLEMLAPIRARRTEFLADKGQLIEVLRKGSAAARERTQEVLHDVRDVFGLNLL; encoded by the coding sequence ATGCAAAACACCGAAGCGAAACAACCTCTTACTCGAATTCTTACTGGCGATAGAGCCACAGGTCCTTTGCATCTTGGACATTATGTTGGATCGCTGCAACAGCGTGTCGCGCTGCAATATACTCACGATCAAACCGTACTCGTTGCCGATATGCAGGGGCTAACGGATAACGCGAACGATCCTAAAAAAGTCTCTTCCAATATCTTAAATGTGGTCGCCGATTATCTCGCAGTCGGTATTGACCCAAACTACACCACTATCTGTTTGCAATCACAATTGCCCGCTTTGGCCGAACTGACCATGTATTACAGCAATGTTGTGACTGTGTCACGTTTGGAAAGAAACCCAACAGTGAAAAGCGAAATCCAGAGCAAAGGTTTTGGTCGTTCTATTCCGACAGGATTTTTTACCTATCCTATCTCACAGGCTGCGGACATTACGGCGTTTCGTGCAACCTTAATTCCAGTAGGGGATGACCAACTGCCGATGTTGGAACAAACCAATGAGATTGTGCGTAAAATGAACAGCTTGGCAGGTAAAGAGATTCTGGTTGAATGCCAAGCCATGTTAAGTAATGCCTCCCGTTTACCAAGTACCGATGGCAAAAACAAGATGTCGAAGTCATTGGGTAACGCGATTAACTTGGGAGCGACCGAGAAAGAGATCAAAGCCGCGGTCAAATCCATGTATACCGATCCTACCCATCTTCGTATCGAAGACCCAGGTCAGATTGAAGGCAATATTGTCTTTACTTACCTTGATGCGTTTCATCCAGACAAAGCCTTAGTCGCGGGACTAAAAGAGCATTATCAGGCTGGCGGTTTGGGCGATGGCCAAACTAAAAAAGTGCTAGAGGAGTGCTTATTGGAAATGCTGGCGCCCATTCGCGCCCGTCGCACGGAGTTTCTTGCAGATAAAGGCCAACTTATAGAGGTCTTGCGTAAAGGCAGTGCTGCCGCTCGCGAGCGTACGCAAGAAGTCTTGCATGATGTGCGCGATGTGTTTGGCTTAAATTTGCTTTAG
- a CDS encoding DUF1289 domain-containing protein — protein sequence MFTKTKPVRESLPNPCVHNCCLDEQDVCLGCHRTFDEILHWHEASVAEQREILKRSEERAEHAFSYHKQTR from the coding sequence ATGTTTACCAAAACGAAACCCGTGCGGGAAAGTTTACCAAACCCATGCGTTCATAATTGTTGTTTAGACGAGCAAGATGTCTGCCTTGGATGTCATCGAACTTTTGATGAGATACTGCATTGGCATGAGGCGTCGGTTGCTGAACAGCGTGAGATACTAAAGCGCAGTGAAGAACGTGCCGAACACGCATTTTCATACCACAAGCAGACAAGGTAG
- a CDS encoding DASH family cryptochrome: protein MTVKRNGVYWFTHDLRVNDNQLLHKAAQELDELICLYCVPKITSFLQRFAQQHQLGKARQQFIHQSVHELSQSLRRYDQTLLIMDRTPVTVLRHLIENYHVTHLYCDQFAGSDEQQVCTQIQQEFPYLLVSQLANNTLFDQGQLPFPLSELPSTFTQFRKLVEPLAIMLPCSRPSSLPPAINVQLASLHLPLAAPEQTLYPGGEAAAIVHCQHYFATPSASHYKKTRNALDDELSSTKFSPWLALGCVSPKTIVAMLHHYEAQQGQNESTYWIVFELLWREYFYWYARRYQSTLFQFAGIANKRPLTSFYASRYLQWVKGHTPYPIVNACMKQLNETGYLSNRGRQLVASCLIHELGLDWRYGAAYFETQLLDYDVASNWGNWQYLAGVGADPRGSRQFNLDKQTELYDPEQHFIKRWHGEDNVTDIYAVDMADWPIMPEDKE, encoded by the coding sequence ATGACGGTGAAACGGAACGGGGTCTACTGGTTTACCCATGACCTACGGGTAAATGACAACCAATTGCTGCACAAAGCCGCGCAAGAGCTTGATGAGCTGATTTGCCTCTATTGCGTTCCTAAAATCACCTCATTTTTGCAGCGTTTTGCTCAGCAACACCAATTAGGCAAAGCGCGACAACAGTTTATCCATCAATCCGTTCATGAGCTTTCTCAGAGTTTGCGCCGCTATGATCAAACACTACTGATCATGGATCGAACGCCAGTGACCGTATTGCGCCACCTCATTGAAAACTATCACGTGACGCATCTGTATTGCGATCAATTTGCCGGAAGTGATGAACAGCAAGTTTGTACTCAGATTCAACAAGAATTTCCTTATTTGCTGGTATCGCAACTGGCCAACAATACCCTGTTTGACCAAGGACAACTCCCTTTTCCCCTCAGTGAGTTACCGAGCACTTTTACCCAGTTTCGTAAACTTGTTGAGCCTCTTGCCATCATGCTGCCTTGCTCTCGTCCATCTTCGTTACCACCTGCAATCAATGTGCAGTTAGCCTCACTGCATTTACCATTAGCGGCACCGGAACAGACGTTATATCCCGGAGGCGAAGCTGCAGCGATTGTGCATTGTCAGCACTATTTTGCCACCCCATCAGCTTCTCACTATAAAAAGACGAGGAATGCGTTAGACGATGAACTATCTTCAACTAAGTTTTCTCCTTGGCTAGCGCTTGGTTGTGTCTCACCGAAAACCATTGTTGCGATGCTGCATCATTACGAGGCTCAACAGGGGCAAAATGAATCCACCTACTGGATTGTCTTTGAGCTTCTGTGGCGTGAATACTTTTATTGGTATGCAAGACGTTATCAAAGCACGCTCTTTCAATTTGCTGGGATCGCCAACAAACGACCACTGACCAGCTTTTACGCCTCACGCTATTTGCAGTGGGTCAAAGGACACACACCTTATCCTATCGTGAACGCTTGCATGAAACAGCTCAATGAAACTGGCTACCTCTCTAATCGGGGTCGACAGTTAGTCGCCAGCTGTTTGATTCACGAACTGGGGCTAGATTGGCGCTACGGCGCTGCCTATTTTGAAACACAATTGCTCGACTACGATGTCGCGTCAAATTGGGGCAATTGGCAGTATTTGGCTGGCGTCGGAGCTGATCCTCGCGGTTCTCGCCAATTTAATTTGGACAAACAAACTGAACTCTACGACCCAGAACAGCACTTCATCAAACGTTGGCATGGCGAAGATAACGTTACGGATATTTACGCTGTAGACATGGCCGATTGGCCAATCATGCCTGAGGATAAAGAGTGA
- a CDS encoding DUF1289 domain-containing protein yields MSEQPLQTSIPSPCRRRCCLDEKDVCVGCFRTHQEILAWNQADDVKRLAILQECEHRKQNRKRSFS; encoded by the coding sequence ATGTCTGAACAACCACTTCAAACCTCGATTCCTAGTCCATGTCGTCGACGCTGCTGTCTCGATGAAAAGGATGTCTGTGTCGGTTGTTTTCGGACTCATCAAGAAATTCTAGCTTGGAACCAAGCCGATGATGTAAAACGCCTCGCTATTTTGCAGGAATGTGAACACCGTAAGCAAAATCGAAAGCGGTCATTTTCTTAG
- a CDS encoding shikimate 5-dehydrogenase — MQVNVNKETTLCISLAAKPSNFGTRFHNYLYRELKLNFLYKAFKTSDINSTIGGIRSLGIRGCGVSMPYKEAVIPLVDELDSSVQGIQSVNTIVNTDGYLKAYNTDYLAIATLLKEHHVDPHFTFYLQGAGGMAKAVASALRDAGFTQGTIVARNEQKGRALAEQYGFAWAAQTPVEGAQLLINATPLGMQGSDTEQQCAFPTATIADAQVIFDVVAMPELTPLITQAKALGKSVITGASVFALQALAQFELYTGVRPDSELFQQAAAFSRLPEE, encoded by the coding sequence ATGCAGGTGAATGTGAATAAAGAGACCACTTTATGTATTTCTTTGGCTGCTAAACCGAGTAACTTTGGTACACGCTTTCATAACTATTTGTATCGCGAACTGAAACTCAACTTTTTGTATAAAGCGTTTAAAACCAGTGATATCAACAGCACTATTGGGGGGATACGTTCCTTGGGTATTCGAGGTTGTGGTGTTTCTATGCCATACAAAGAAGCGGTCATCCCTTTGGTGGATGAGCTAGATTCTTCTGTACAAGGGATTCAATCGGTGAACACGATTGTCAATACCGATGGGTATTTGAAAGCATATAACACCGATTATTTGGCGATTGCGACATTGCTAAAAGAGCATCATGTCGATCCCCATTTCACCTTTTATCTGCAAGGTGCGGGAGGCATGGCAAAAGCGGTTGCCAGTGCGTTACGAGATGCGGGATTTACCCAAGGAACCATAGTGGCGCGTAATGAGCAAAAAGGACGAGCACTCGCAGAGCAATACGGTTTTGCTTGGGCTGCGCAAACGCCAGTTGAGGGTGCACAACTGTTGATTAACGCGACACCGTTAGGAATGCAAGGTAGTGATACTGAGCAACAGTGTGCCTTCCCCACTGCAACCATTGCTGACGCTCAGGTGATCTTTGATGTGGTGGCCATGCCTGAACTTACTCCTCTCATCACTCAGGCAAAAGCACTGGGCAAATCGGTTATCACTGGCGCAAGTGTTTTTGCTCTGCAAGCGCTCGCGCAATTTGAGCTCTACACGGGAGTTCGACCAGACAGTGAACTGTTTCAACAAGCTGCCGCATTTTCACGCTTACCAGAAGAGTAA
- a CDS encoding acetylxylan esterase, translated as MDRKHSLFSALSALLFICAAFFAHAENYPYRSDYLWVTTPNHDNWLYQLNEKALVNISLYHYGMLLENGTIHYSIGPDMLDADTQGDITLNHGLATIDVGTMNKPGFRDLRLEYRSGNQVVQHHIKLGFEPEKLTPYTTQPTDFLNYWQQAIDESKAIPLNVEKTWVAQFSNNTIDCYLVKIQVYKTGQYVYGYLTVPKKAGKYPLVFSPPGAGIKPMTPEKHLFYAENGMIRFDMEIHGIRPDLDPATYKEVSKAFGEGNNSYLVNGLDDKDSYYMKKVYVALFRVLDYLTTEPKWDGKNLIVQGASQGGGLALVTAGLDKRVTAVAVNHPALADMAGYKAGRAGGYPHLFTRFTDMDTPEKLATLPYYDAVNFARQITVPVFMTWGYNDNTCPPTTSYIVYNTLTSAKEALITPVTEHWVSTDTRWKIFHWIEKQLH; from the coding sequence ATGGATAGAAAACATTCGTTATTCAGTGCTCTCTCGGCCCTACTTTTTATATGTGCGGCGTTTTTCGCCCACGCCGAAAATTATCCCTATCGCAGCGACTATTTATGGGTAACCACACCCAATCACGATAATTGGCTATATCAGCTTAATGAAAAAGCATTGGTGAATATTTCGCTGTATCACTATGGCATGCTATTGGAAAATGGCACGATCCATTACTCGATCGGCCCCGATATGCTCGATGCGGATACTCAAGGAGACATAACGCTCAATCACGGTTTAGCCACCATTGATGTTGGGACGATGAATAAACCCGGCTTTCGTGATTTACGTTTGGAATATAGATCGGGCAATCAAGTCGTTCAACACCATATTAAACTGGGCTTTGAGCCAGAAAAACTGACTCCCTATACAACACAACCAACCGACTTCCTTAATTATTGGCAACAAGCAATTGACGAGTCGAAAGCCATTCCTTTGAATGTGGAAAAAACATGGGTTGCACAATTTTCCAATAACACCATCGATTGCTATTTGGTGAAAATACAGGTCTATAAAACCGGCCAATATGTTTATGGTTATTTAACTGTGCCGAAAAAAGCCGGTAAATATCCATTAGTATTCTCTCCTCCAGGCGCTGGAATTAAACCTATGACGCCAGAGAAACATCTTTTCTATGCAGAAAATGGCATGATTCGTTTTGATATGGAAATCCACGGCATTCGCCCCGACCTAGATCCAGCGACCTATAAAGAGGTAAGCAAAGCCTTTGGTGAAGGGAACAATAGCTACTTAGTCAATGGGTTAGATGACAAAGACAGCTACTACATGAAAAAAGTGTACGTTGCCCTGTTTCGTGTCCTCGACTATCTCACCACTGAGCCCAAATGGGATGGCAAAAATCTCATTGTGCAAGGAGCAAGCCAAGGTGGCGGTCTAGCTCTGGTGACAGCGGGATTAGATAAACGCGTCACCGCCGTGGCAGTTAATCACCCAGCATTGGCAGATATGGCGGGTTATAAAGCCGGACGAGCTGGCGGGTATCCTCATCTTTTCACTCGCTTTACCGATATGGATACCCCAGAGAAACTGGCGACTCTGCCCTATTACGATGCGGTGAACTTTGCTCGTCAGATTACCGTTCCGGTATTTATGACATGGGGTTACAACGATAATACTTGCCCACCCACCACCAGCTATATAGTGTACAACACCCTTACCAGCGCCAAAGAAGCGTTAATTACTCCGGTTACTGAACATTGGGTCTCAACAGACACAAGGTGGAAGATATTCCATTGGATTGAAAAACAGTTGCACTAA